From [Clostridium] symbiosum, a single genomic window includes:
- a CDS encoding DMT family transporter, with protein sequence MKKEYMMAGGTIILWGMMPPFAKLLLNGLSNEKTVFLSSLIAFIFLAAVNLATGKGKKFLEYGVKDYVKMAALGFLGKFMYSVLYFYGLSVLTAGDACIVNYLWPVMTVIFSCLWLGEKFTVRKSMAIAISFTGVVLVASKGSLAGLLGGNLKGILSCVLAAVCYGAFNVLNKKDNRDQFVSMTVYFFTAALFSGIWFFAKGESAALTGVQTAGIIWLGVFMDAAAFLMWALALQKGDTASLSNFVYITPFMAVLFSALFLKEEIDIYSVIGLMFIVAGIFVQMGLSGRKSSSRGRERVA encoded by the coding sequence ATGAAGAAAGAGTATATGATGGCGGGGGGAACCATTATTCTGTGGGGAATGATGCCGCCTTTTGCAAAACTTTTATTAAACGGACTGAGCAATGAGAAAACGGTATTCTTAAGCTCTCTCATTGCCTTTATATTTCTGGCTGCCGTCAATCTGGCGACGGGAAAAGGTAAAAAATTTTTAGAGTACGGGGTAAAAGACTACGTGAAAATGGCTGCCCTTGGTTTTCTGGGAAAGTTCATGTACTCGGTGCTCTATTTCTATGGGCTTTCCGTACTGACCGCCGGTGACGCCTGTATAGTCAATTATCTGTGGCCGGTTATGACCGTGATATTTTCCTGCCTTTGGCTGGGAGAAAAATTTACGGTCAGAAAGAGTATGGCAATCGCCATCTCGTTTACCGGTGTCGTCCTTGTGGCGTCCAAGGGGAGTCTGGCCGGGCTTTTGGGCGGAAATCTGAAAGGCATATTAAGCTGTGTCCTGGCGGCGGTCTGCTATGGGGCGTTCAATGTTTTGAATAAGAAGGACAACAGGGATCAGTTTGTCAGCATGACGGTCTATTTCTTCACGGCGGCGCTGTTCTCCGGAATCTGGTTCTTCGCAAAGGGAGAATCCGCTGCCCTGACGGGGGTACAGACGGCGGGGATCATCTGGCTTGGAGTCTTTATGGACGCCGCGGCATTTCTCATGTGGGCCCTGGCCCTTCAGAAGGGGGACACGGCCAGTTTGTCAAATTTTGTTTATATTACACCATTCATGGCAGTCCTGTTTTCGGCTCTGTTCCTGAAAGAGGAGATTGATATCTATTCCGTGATCGGCCTGATGTTTATCGTGGCAGGTATTTTCGTGCAGATGGGGCTCTCCGGCAGGAAATCCAGTTCGCGGGGGCGGGAGAGGGTTGCCTGA
- a CDS encoding bifunctional 4-hydroxy-2-oxoglutarate aldolase/2-dehydro-3-deoxy-phosphogluconate aldolase: MKREEMIRVVEEHKLIAIMRGVEKARAVPAAEAMYRGGIRCLEVTFNQKSDTRIADTKEIISELKRSFGGRMRIGAGTVMSAAEVQAAYESGAEFILAPNVNISVLEEADRLGLSSVPGALTPSEIALAYEHGAALVKLFPAGNMGLSYCKAIFAPVNHIPMLAVGGIGLHNLTDYLRAGFTGAGLGSCLTDARLIQEERYEELEKLAGQFVEKAREAGG, encoded by the coding sequence TTGAAGAGAGAAGAAATGATTCGTGTGGTTGAGGAACACAAGCTCATCGCGATTATGCGCGGAGTGGAGAAGGCGCGGGCGGTACCGGCTGCGGAGGCAATGTACCGGGGCGGCATCCGCTGTCTGGAGGTAACGTTCAACCAGAAGTCGGATACCAGGATTGCAGATACAAAAGAGATCATCTCTGAGCTGAAACGAAGCTTCGGCGGCCGGATGCGGATTGGCGCGGGGACCGTCATGTCGGCCGCTGAAGTTCAGGCGGCATATGAGAGCGGGGCGGAGTTTATCCTGGCGCCCAATGTGAACATATCCGTGCTGGAAGAGGCGGATCGGCTGGGGCTTTCGTCCGTCCCCGGAGCGCTTACCCCGTCGGAGATTGCCCTGGCATATGAACACGGCGCCGCCCTTGTGAAGCTGTTCCCGGCCGGCAATATGGGGCTTTCGTACTGCAAAGCAATTTTTGCACCCGTAAATCATATCCCGATGCTGGCAGTAGGCGGGATTGGACTACATAACCTGACCGATTATCTGCGGGCCGGATTTACCGGGGCCGGGCTGGGCTCATGCCTTACGGATGCCAGGCTGATTCAGGAAGAACGCTACGAGGAGCTGGAAAAGCTGGCCGGACAGTTTGTGGAAAAGGCACGGGAAGCGGGTGGCTGA
- a CDS encoding MBL fold metallo-hydrolase, translating to MEIRVLADNNTYIDQYFLGEPAVSYYIEADGCRILFDTGYSSAFISNASKMGIELEAITHLVFSHGHNDHTRGFCWLAEKNDLRNVEIIAHPGCFDEKTDETGLDIGSPLTEDEVRRAGRYRPSAAPYFITENCVFLGEIPQKNDFETRKQIGTCKIRGIKERDYVMDDSALALKTDQGLFIVTGCSHSGICNITEYAMEVCGERRIAGILGGFHLFDTDSRLERTIEYLGRLNVSSFYPCHCVSFRAKAKMNEVLPVEEVGVGLRIVL from the coding sequence ATGGAAATCAGGGTATTAGCAGACAATAATACGTATATCGATCAATATTTTCTGGGAGAACCGGCAGTCAGCTATTATATAGAAGCAGACGGCTGCCGCATCCTCTTTGATACCGGTTATTCTTCGGCATTCATCTCGAATGCGTCGAAGATGGGAATCGAACTGGAAGCAATCACGCATCTGGTGTTTTCGCATGGACACAATGATCATACGAGAGGTTTTTGTTGGCTGGCGGAGAAGAATGATTTAAGGAATGTGGAAATCATTGCACATCCCGGGTGTTTCGACGAGAAGACGGATGAAACCGGCCTGGATATCGGTTCGCCCCTCACGGAAGACGAGGTGAGGAGGGCAGGCAGATACAGACCGAGCGCCGCTCCGTATTTTATTACTGAAAACTGTGTCTTCCTGGGGGAAATCCCGCAGAAGAATGATTTTGAAACGAGAAAACAGATTGGAACCTGCAAAATACGGGGAATAAAGGAGCGGGATTATGTGATGGATGATTCGGCGCTGGCGCTGAAAACGGATCAGGGCCTTTTCATTGTCACGGGCTGTTCCCACAGCGGGATCTGCAACATAACGGAATATGCGATGGAAGTTTGCGGCGAGAGGCGCATTGCCGGAATTCTGGGCGGTTTCCATCTGTTTGACACGGACAGCCGGCTGGAACGGACGATAGAATACCTTGGGAGGCTGAATGTAAGTTCCTTCTACCCCTGCCACTGCGTTTCCTTCAGGGCCAAGGCGAAAATGAACGAGGTTCTTCCCGTTGAGGAAGTGGGAGTAGGGCTTAGGATTGTTTTGTGA
- a CDS encoding DUF2812 domain-containing protein, which translates to MSGLVKDYDSFRIPYSLTETEQLERFFERKAAEGYLIKMLSNFGQRGDFLMTAQGKYHFSIGIYGKKVTKEEEKTEQFLEFRQRWEESGWIYDAALKNLVVFYSREEERPTVPYTVYPPCCPEGPREVTVKEENKALLGMVLMNLLLAIPYLFLFAINPIRRNHHYEPLEFVSCLCIALTLFWIWETPAAATKLRQREAKRYRRETGSVPEFYLFWDEMTLNTVGSMVVGIIGITCGLKSLAFRTTALSAAAFLVTAVYMIFLYQEYKKKRDRNYGVKRFISIIPSLLLIAAFCFYPYQGTYRYAPSGADWLMGSTAQEREVISLGLGPEELGWGEEEYSFYIDTSNMACRSERVIFYRQDTEDARDIRKEDYEKNSRYIGTVQAELKKETYLNLYLKQKKLSLDGGVLLDTKGEMKYYLTQTAKEIIGVSGEKVVIYFLNTYDERSFNPQDGKLLKELERLEEKQQSAENGSVRAAAQS; encoded by the coding sequence ATGTCCGGACTGGTAAAAGATTATGACTCATTCCGCATTCCGTACAGCCTTACGGAGACGGAACAACTGGAACGCTTTTTTGAACGGAAAGCGGCAGAAGGCTATCTGATTAAGATGCTCTCCAATTTTGGCCAAAGAGGGGATTTCCTGATGACGGCTCAGGGGAAATACCATTTTTCAATCGGAATATACGGTAAGAAGGTGACAAAGGAAGAGGAAAAGACGGAGCAGTTTTTGGAGTTTCGGCAGCGGTGGGAGGAGAGCGGCTGGATTTATGACGCGGCGCTTAAAAACCTCGTGGTTTTCTACAGTAGGGAAGAGGAGCGTCCCACTGTGCCATACACGGTATATCCTCCCTGCTGTCCGGAGGGACCACGTGAAGTGACCGTAAAAGAGGAGAATAAGGCCCTGCTTGGCATGGTCCTGATGAATTTACTGCTGGCGATTCCCTACCTGTTCCTCTTTGCCATCAATCCGATTCGCCGAAATCATCATTATGAACCGTTGGAGTTCGTGTCCTGCCTTTGTATCGCTCTTACACTGTTCTGGATTTGGGAGACTCCCGCCGCCGCGACGAAGCTCAGACAGAGGGAAGCAAAACGGTACCGGAGAGAGACGGGAAGCGTTCCGGAATTCTATCTGTTTTGGGATGAGATGACGCTGAATACAGTGGGAAGCATGGTGGTCGGTATCATCGGGATTACCTGCGGACTGAAGAGTCTGGCATTCAGGACTACGGCTCTTTCTGCGGCGGCATTTCTGGTGACGGCGGTATATATGATATTTCTGTATCAGGAATATAAAAAAAAGAGGGATCGGAATTATGGCGTGAAGCGTTTTATTTCCATAATACCGTCCCTGCTGCTGATTGCGGCGTTCTGCTTTTATCCGTACCAGGGAACGTACCGTTACGCGCCCTCGGGTGCGGACTGGCTCATGGGGAGCACGGCGCAGGAGCGGGAAGTGATTTCCCTGGGACTGGGACCGGAGGAGCTGGGATGGGGAGAAGAGGAATACAGTTTCTATATCGACACATCCAATATGGCATGCCGGTCGGAGCGGGTTATCTTCTACAGGCAGGATACGGAGGATGCGCGGGATATAAGAAAAGAGGATTACGAAAAAAACAGCAGATATATAGGGACGGTTCAGGCCGAATTAAAAAAAGAAACATATCTGAACCTCTATCTCAAACAGAAGAAGCTGTCCCTTGATGGCGGCGTTCTGCTGGACACGAAAGGAGAAATGAAGTACTATCTTACTCAGACGGCCAAAGAAATCATAGGGGTGAGCGGAGAAAAGGTGGTCATTTATTTTCTCAATACCTATGATGAGCGCTCGTTTAATCCTCAGGACGGAAAGCTTCTGAAGGAACTGGAAAGACTGGAAGAAAAACAACAGAGCGCCGAAAACGGATCCGTCAGGGCAGCGGCGCAATCATAA
- a CDS encoding FeoA family protein, with amino-acid sequence MPISMGTVGSSYTIKKVSGNTEVRSHLQSMGFNEGTPVKLITQLNGDVIVHVKESRVAINKEQARHILV; translated from the coding sequence ATGCCGATTTCTATGGGTACGGTTGGATCATCTTACACAATTAAGAAGGTGAGCGGTAATACAGAGGTGCGCTCCCATCTTCAGTCTATGGGATTTAATGAGGGAACTCCGGTCAAGCTGATTACACAGTTAAACGGTGATGTAATCGTCCACGTGAAGGAGTCCAGAGTGGCAATTAATAAAGAACAGGCCCGTCATATCCTGGTCTGA
- a CDS encoding ferrous iron transport protein A, which yields MTLKEAKVGSTVKVVRIHGEGAYKRRIMDMGITKGSEIFVRKVAPLGDPVEVTIRGYELSLRKDDADCVDIEEVSA from the coding sequence ATGACATTGAAAGAAGCAAAAGTGGGTTCCACTGTAAAGGTGGTCAGGATCCACGGAGAAGGCGCCTATAAGCGACGCATTATGGATATGGGAATTACGAAGGGGAGCGAGATCTTTGTCAGAAAAGTAGCGCCTCTCGGAGATCCGGTTGAAGTTACAATCCGGGGGTATGAGCTTTCACTGCGTAAGGATGATGCTGATTGCGTGGATATCGAGGAGGTAAGCGCCTGA
- a CDS encoding Crp/Fnr family transcriptional regulator, translating to MMIKVPESLFFYFERAGITRTVPPGGIVYMQGEPAGTIYLIKKGRVRIYYMGDDGREITLAVMEAGRLVGDSSFLSQSSRPTTVSAVNEVTLISCTAQSLMPYLMKSEELCLILFQLLTDSCNHLCSQVKRLTLYDRRQKVASFLLEETEYPNPDKGIIGSTLPYSHEELAICVGLNRVTVTKILNEFCGLGYIGLGYRKITVTDRTGLESLFP from the coding sequence ATGATGATAAAAGTACCGGAGTCCCTGTTCTTCTATTTTGAACGGGCCGGAATCACAAGAACGGTTCCTCCCGGCGGTATCGTCTATATGCAGGGCGAACCGGCCGGAACCATCTACCTGATCAAAAAAGGCCGCGTCCGGATCTACTATATGGGCGACGACGGCAGGGAAATTACACTCGCCGTCATGGAGGCGGGCCGTCTCGTAGGAGATTCCTCCTTCCTGTCCCAATCCTCCCGTCCCACCACGGTAAGCGCGGTCAATGAAGTGACTCTTATCTCATGCACGGCCCAGAGCCTTATGCCGTACCTGATGAAATCGGAGGAACTGTGCCTCATTCTGTTTCAGCTTCTCACCGATTCCTGCAACCACCTCTGCAGTCAGGTAAAACGCCTGACACTCTATGACCGGCGGCAGAAGGTGGCCAGTTTTCTTCTGGAAGAAACGGAATACCCGAATCCGGACAAGGGCATCATCGGTTCCACCCTGCCCTATTCCCATGAGGAGCTGGCAATCTGTGTCGGACTGAACCGCGTGACCGTGACAAAAATCCTGAACGAATTCTGCGGTCTCGGCTACATTGGCCTGGGATACCGCAAAATCACCGTCACAGACCGAACAGGCCTGGAAAGTCTCTTCCCCTGA
- a CDS encoding DUF5107 domain-containing protein yields the protein MMDHAKEPAGWADKVKQIEFFGEPAWELNSERLTCIVFPGHGGKVLSLKSRETGFELLFQNPRKDFKKAEPGSPFEEFEACGFDDAFPSIDPGFVTIGGREVAYPDHGEIWSAGFDCLADGEGLCLSYQSKILPYRYEKRLSLRGDTLHCSYRIENLGRDALPCIWACHCLVVYMPDMRLVYPAGTREIEAVLDSGHLGPAGTVHQFSHSPEPGAWDFTRVPGAETEGMEKYYVRGEVKEGKCGFIYPSAGMAADLKYDEKELPYLGFWITTGGYRGDKNCAFEPASGYYDSIGTAAANERLRVLQPGEVMAFDLEIRLYPWKPGWQMGEGRREIR from the coding sequence ATGATGGATCATGCAAAGGAACCGGCCGGATGGGCCGATAAAGTAAAGCAGATAGAATTTTTTGGGGAACCGGCCTGGGAACTGAACAGTGAACGGTTAACCTGCATCGTTTTCCCAGGCCACGGAGGAAAAGTATTGTCTTTAAAATCCAGGGAAACCGGATTTGAATTATTGTTCCAGAATCCCAGGAAGGACTTTAAAAAGGCGGAGCCGGGAAGTCCGTTTGAGGAATTTGAGGCTTGCGGCTTTGACGACGCATTTCCGTCGATTGATCCGGGATTCGTTACCATAGGCGGACGGGAGGTGGCTTATCCGGATCACGGTGAAATCTGGTCTGCCGGGTTTGACTGCCTGGCAGACGGAGAGGGACTTTGTTTAAGCTATCAGAGTAAAATACTGCCGTACCGGTATGAAAAACGCCTGTCGCTCCGCGGGGATACGCTGCATTGCAGCTACCGGATAGAAAATCTGGGCAGGGATGCTCTTCCCTGTATTTGGGCCTGTCACTGCCTGGTTGTCTATATGCCGGATATGCGGCTGGTATATCCGGCTGGGACGAGGGAGATCGAGGCGGTTCTGGATTCGGGGCATCTCGGTCCGGCCGGGACGGTTCACCAATTTTCCCACTCGCCGGAACCGGGTGCCTGGGATTTTACCCGGGTGCCGGGAGCGGAGACGGAAGGAATGGAGAAATATTACGTGCGGGGAGAGGTAAAGGAAGGAAAATGCGGTTTTATCTATCCTTCGGCGGGGATGGCGGCAGACCTTAAGTACGATGAGAAAGAGCTGCCCTACCTTGGATTCTGGATTACAACGGGGGGATACAGGGGCGATAAAAACTGTGCATTTGAACCGGCCAGCGGCTATTACGACAGCATCGGGACGGCCGCGGCCAATGAACGCCTGCGGGTGCTGCAGCCGGGAGAAGTGATGGCGTTTGACCTGGAAATCCGGTTGTATCCGTGGAAACCGGGATGGCAGATGGGGGAGGGAAGGAGAGAAATCCGTTGA
- a CDS encoding 2-dehydro-3-deoxygalactonokinase, which translates to MKKYTIAIDGGTTNTRAVLIDGNREFVAAEMSRTGVKDTAVDGHNGKLKEAVRTCIHRLVENHLTGFDEVEQVIASGMITSGSGLYEIPHVTAPAGALELAGRMREVRIEDVCPLPILFIPGVKNCNAPLTMDHYRTMDMMRGEEVESIAVLEAYPKGRPCLLVLPGSHMKLVAMNEKGQISGCLTTLSGELLSAVTHHTVIADAVGNGFVEPDAYDLSMVLEGSRAAAAAGFSRACFQARILNQFVEPDHRKIACFLLGAVLQNDIEALKRSGRPWTDCDVPVIVSGKFPLGRAFADLLREDGYYKDIQEFYPDSKLPLSALGALIVADAGRGAHVRDTYV; encoded by the coding sequence ATGAAGAAGTATACAATCGCGATCGACGGAGGGACGACTAATACCAGAGCCGTTCTCATCGACGGAAACCGGGAATTCGTTGCGGCCGAGATGTCCCGGACGGGAGTAAAAGATACGGCCGTGGATGGCCATAACGGGAAACTGAAGGAGGCGGTCAGAACCTGTATTCACCGTCTGGTGGAGAATCATCTTACCGGTTTTGACGAGGTGGAGCAGGTGATTGCCAGCGGAATGATCACGTCCGGCTCCGGCCTGTATGAGATTCCGCATGTGACGGCTCCGGCCGGAGCCCTTGAGCTGGCAGGGCGGATGCGGGAAGTTCGGATCGAGGATGTATGCCCGCTTCCAATCCTGTTTATCCCCGGCGTGAAAAACTGTAATGCTCCGCTTACAATGGATCATTACCGGACAATGGACATGATGCGCGGCGAGGAAGTGGAGAGCATTGCCGTATTGGAGGCGTATCCCAAGGGCAGGCCCTGTCTGCTTGTATTGCCCGGTTCTCATATGAAGCTTGTGGCAATGAATGAAAAAGGGCAGATCAGCGGCTGCCTTACCACGCTCAGCGGGGAGCTGCTGTCAGCGGTGACGCATCACACGGTCATTGCCGATGCGGTAGGGAACGGTTTTGTGGAGCCGGATGCCTATGATCTCTCAATGGTGCTTGAGGGCAGCAGGGCGGCGGCAGCGGCCGGTTTTTCCCGTGCATGTTTCCAGGCCAGAATTTTGAATCAGTTTGTGGAGCCGGATCACCGGAAGATTGCGTGTTTTCTTCTGGGAGCCGTTTTGCAGAATGATATCGAAGCGCTGAAAAGGTCCGGGAGGCCCTGGACGGACTGTGACGTTCCCGTTATTGTCAGCGGGAAATTCCCGCTTGGAAGGGCATTTGCGGATTTGCTGAGAGAGGACGGCTATTATAAGGATATCCAGGAATTTTATCCCGATTCGAAGCTCCCGCTTTCGGCTCTGGGCGCGCTGATTGTGGCGGATGCGGGCAGGGGAGCCCATGTTCGGGATACTTACGTTTAA
- a CDS encoding GNAT family N-acetyltransferase: protein MAIYHITGENLKKLEPLYLGWEETMIWSVLQGEMGSAWADSLTEPRSARLAIADFSFLAGEPAGELAEFWPEEAASGFTIMVPENEAWSEEIRRIYGENAKQIVRYAIKKEPDIFDRDKLRKMAAALPAGYELRMMDEAVYRMARAEKWSEDLCSQFPDWETYRKRGLGTAVLHDGILVAGVSSYTVYLGGIEIEIDTKEEHRRKGLALAGAARLILECLDRGLYPGWDAQNRGSLALAEKLGYHFEREYTAFEVYRPQRVTVHR from the coding sequence ATGGCTATCTATCATATAACGGGTGAGAACCTTAAAAAATTGGAACCGCTGTACCTGGGATGGGAAGAGACGATGATATGGTCGGTTCTTCAGGGAGAAATGGGCAGCGCCTGGGCGGATTCCCTCACGGAGCCGCGTTCGGCCAGGCTGGCGATTGCGGATTTCAGCTTTCTGGCGGGAGAGCCTGCCGGGGAACTGGCTGAGTTCTGGCCGGAGGAGGCCGCTTCCGGCTTCACGATCATGGTTCCGGAGAATGAAGCATGGTCGGAGGAAATCCGGCGGATCTATGGGGAAAATGCAAAGCAGATTGTGCGCTATGCGATCAAAAAAGAGCCGGATATCTTTGACCGGGATAAGTTAAGAAAGATGGCTGCCGCGCTTCCGGCCGGCTATGAGCTGAGGATGATGGACGAAGCGGTTTACCGCATGGCCCGGGCGGAAAAATGGTCGGAGGATTTATGCTCCCAGTTCCCGGACTGGGAAACTTACAGAAAAAGAGGCCTGGGAACGGCCGTTCTGCATGACGGCATTCTTGTGGCGGGGGTATCCTCCTATACGGTATATCTGGGCGGAATTGAGATCGAGATAGACACGAAGGAAGAACACCGCAGAAAAGGCCTTGCCCTGGCGGGTGCTGCCAGGCTCATTCTGGAGTGCCTGGACAGGGGGCTTTATCCGGGCTGGGATGCACAGAACAGGGGTTCACTGGCGCTGGCCGAGAAGCTCGGATACCACTTTGAGCGGGAGTATACGGCGTTTGAGGTATACAGGCCGCAGAGGGTTACTGTTCACAGGTAG